The bacterium genome includes a window with the following:
- a CDS encoding PASTA domain-containing protein produces the protein MYYNTAKVFLISLLVSLFTSVIVCLVFFFVVPMTRSGGEVEIPNVVGSTTEQARVILESKSLLLMVGGEEDNDKYGENIIFRQTPLPGSTVRSKSTITVFISKGTSASFLPDLKGMGLSEATARLSQLNLKIGEVRTEENSSVEKDKIVSTVPPAGSRIRKDDMITIVLSSGAQLGDVPRLVGRALSTAKRLIEEGGFEVGSVSYEVSTEINVGIIISQSPSAGTKLKKGSKINLVVATVLE, from the coding sequence ATGTATTACAATACGGCTAAAGTTTTTTTGATATCGCTCCTGGTTTCCCTGTTCACATCAGTTATTGTCTGTCTTGTTTTCTTTTTCGTCGTGCCGATGACAAGATCGGGCGGTGAGGTTGAAATCCCGAACGTAGTCGGTTCAACGACCGAGCAGGCGCGCGTGATCCTTGAATCGAAAAGTCTGCTGCTGATGGTGGGCGGCGAGGAAGATAACGACAAGTACGGCGAAAACATAATTTTTCGACAGACGCCTCTGCCGGGATCCACCGTGCGCAGCAAATCAACGATCACGGTGTTCATTTCGAAAGGGACGAGCGCCAGCTTTCTTCCCGATCTCAAGGGTATGGGATTGAGCGAAGCGACGGCGCGTCTATCGCAGTTGAACTTGAAGATCGGCGAGGTCAGGACCGAGGAGAACTCAAGCGTGGAGAAGGACAAGATCGTCTCGACCGTGCCGCCCGCAGGTTCGCGCATCAGGAAGGACGATATGATCACGATCGTGCTCAGCAGCGGGGCGCAGCTCGGTGACGTGCCGCGCCTGGTCGGGCGCGCGCTGTCTACTGCCAAACGGCTGATCGAGGAAGGCGGCTTCGAGGTCGGTTCTGTTTCATACGAGGTCAGCACCGAGATCAACGTGGGTATTATCATAAGCCAGTCGCCGAGCGCCGGCACCAAGCTGAAAAAAGGCAGCAAGATCAACCTTGTGGTCGCGACCGTGCTGGAATGA
- the ffh gene encoding signal recognition particle protein has translation MFDGLIDRFQIIQRKVRGYGRITKTEVDAILRDMRITLLEADVNYAVVKDFIDRLAVKAQNLELSKSLSPGDLIIKAVFEELTALLGSSVHDLEFASDGLTIINLLGLQGVGKTTTAAKLAYKFRMKKPLLVPADAKRPAAVDQLRQLAERAGLSFFPLQGDDAVITVTQGRAYAREHGHNLMVIDTAGRLHIDDGLIDELREINRTIAPTYRLLVADGMSGQDAVNQAKTFNEKVGLDGAILTKMDGDAKGGAALSITSASKVPIYYIGTSEYLEGLEEFRPDRIAQRILGMGDIGSLVEKVKTIEREIDQEKMQKKIAKGDLNLEDFMGQLKAVKKLGPLSQLAAMIPGAKSADLDENEFKRIEAIINSMTAQERQRPDILDGARKKRVAAGSGTTMADVNQLLKQFFYARDLLKKMSLGKKKQKMPFNLPGNQ, from the coding sequence ATGTTCGACGGACTGATCGACCGTTTCCAGATCATTCAGCGAAAAGTCCGGGGCTACGGCCGCATCACCAAGACCGAGGTGGACGCGATCCTGCGCGACATGCGGATCACACTGCTTGAGGCCGACGTTAACTACGCGGTGGTGAAGGATTTCATCGACCGCCTTGCGGTCAAAGCCCAAAACCTTGAACTCTCCAAAAGCCTGAGTCCCGGCGATCTCATTATCAAGGCGGTTTTCGAAGAGCTGACCGCGCTGCTCGGTTCAAGCGTTCATGATCTTGAGTTCGCCAGCGACGGTCTGACGATTATCAACCTGCTGGGATTGCAGGGGGTCGGGAAGACCACGACCGCGGCTAAACTGGCGTATAAGTTTCGGATGAAAAAACCGCTGCTCGTGCCGGCGGACGCCAAGCGGCCGGCCGCCGTTGATCAACTCCGACAGCTGGCTGAGCGGGCCGGTCTGTCATTTTTTCCGCTCCAGGGCGATGACGCGGTGATCACGGTGACGCAAGGCCGGGCATACGCGCGGGAACACGGTCATAACCTGATGGTCATAGATACCGCGGGCCGGTTGCATATCGATGACGGGCTTATCGACGAGTTGAGGGAGATAAACCGGACCATCGCTCCAACCTACCGCCTGCTCGTCGCGGACGGCATGTCGGGCCAGGACGCCGTAAACCAGGCAAAGACGTTCAACGAAAAAGTCGGTCTGGATGGCGCGATCCTGACTAAAATGGATGGCGACGCCAAAGGCGGGGCAGCGCTTTCAATAACCAGCGCCAGCAAAGTGCCGATCTATTATATTGGCACGAGCGAATACCTCGAGGGTCTGGAGGAATTCCGACCGGACCGGATCGCTCAGCGGATACTGGGGATGGGCGACATCGGGAGCCTCGTGGAGAAGGTAAAAACGATAGAGCGGGAGATCGATCAGGAAAAGATGCAGAAGAAGATCGCAAAGGGCGATCTGAACCTTGAAGATTTCATGGGCCAGCTCAAGGCGGTGAAGAAACTCGGCCCCTTGTCGCAGCTCGCGGCGATGATCCCCGGTGCGAAGAGTGCGGACCTGGATGAGAACGAGTTCAAGCGGATCGAAGCGATCATCAATTCGATGACGGCCCAGGAGCGGCAGCGGCCGGATATCCTTGACGGTGCGCGGAAAAAGAGGGTCGCGGCCGGGAGCGGCACGACCATGGCCGACGTGAACCAGTTGCTCAAACAGTTCTTCTACGCGCGCGATCTTTTGAAGAAGATGAGTTTGGGAAAGAAAAAGCAGAAGATGCCGTTCAATTTGCCTGGGAACCAATAA
- a CDS encoding PASTA domain-containing protein, with protein MRRFLVYAIFVLLFFVIGIVLANFIIMPAIVRMGQEVSVPNVCSLPLDSAIHVLKTKGLQGVVKERRYDQIIDEGKVIIQEPLPDTKVKRSRIINLSISLGVETVTMPYLFGTGFDKGKLILQNLGLQIESVDSVVSDSVPAGGIIRTIPEFDSEVKKGDLVKIIISKGIILKMPNLIGIKLEQAKDELKRIGLVLGSIAEVEGSGTKGNVMVQDPQADKVVHAGDTVSLMIIK; from the coding sequence ATGAGAAGATTCCTGGTTTACGCCATTTTCGTGCTCCTGTTCTTCGTCATCGGGATCGTCCTTGCCAATTTCATCATCATGCCGGCCATAGTCCGGATGGGTCAGGAAGTTTCGGTGCCGAATGTCTGCAGCCTGCCCCTGGATTCGGCGATCCATGTTCTGAAAACCAAAGGCCTGCAGGGTGTCGTGAAAGAGCGGCGGTACGATCAGATAATTGACGAGGGCAAAGTGATCATTCAGGAGCCGCTTCCGGACACCAAGGTCAAGCGGAGCCGGATCATAAATCTGTCCATCAGCCTGGGGGTGGAGACCGTGACGATGCCATATCTCTTCGGCACAGGTTTTGACAAGGGCAAGCTCATCCTCCAGAACCTCGGCTTACAGATCGAATCGGTCGATTCCGTTGTGTCGGATTCGGTGCCGGCCGGCGGGATTATCAGGACGATCCCGGAGTTCGACAGCGAAGTGAAGAAAGGCGATCTGGTCAAAATTATCATCAGCAAAGGGATCATCCTGAAAATGCCTAATCTCATCGGCATAAAGCTGGAACAAGCCAAGGATGAGCTCAAACGCATAGGCCTGGTCCTGGGCAGCATTGCCGAAGTGGAGGGCAGCGGGACCAAGGGGAACGTAATGGTCCAGGATCCGCAGGCCGACAAAGTTGTGCATGCGGGAGATACAGTAAGTCTGATGATCATCAAGTGA
- the yidD gene encoding membrane protein insertion efficiency factor YidD produces the protein MNMLCMICLLAQPTQPPYETNPVKIVFRTAITVYQKTLSGAQGDVCNFDPSCSHYSQEAFSKYGFFWGSLMTADRLMRCQPGAVNYYSRYYRGIKNNKMCDPVEQNYIFGKIEWHRYEYEDSAGAED, from the coding sequence ATGAACATGTTGTGTATGATCTGCCTGTTGGCTCAGCCAACGCAGCCACCGTATGAAACAAACCCCGTTAAGATCGTGTTTCGTACCGCGATCACGGTCTATCAGAAGACGCTTTCCGGAGCCCAGGGCGATGTCTGCAATTTCGATCCGTCCTGCTCCCACTACTCACAGGAGGCTTTTTCGAAGTACGGTTTTTTCTGGGGGTCGCTCATGACCGCTGACCGGTTGATGAGATGCCAGCCCGGCGCGGTCAATTACTATAGCCGGTATTACCGCGGTATCAAGAATAACAAGATGTGCGACCCGGTGGAACAGAACTACATCTTCGGCAAGATCGAATGGCATCGATACGAATACGAGGATTCTGCCGGAGCGGAGGATTAG
- the rpe gene encoding ribulose-phosphate 3-epimerase, producing MKVAPSIIAADFTKLHSEIRAVEKARPHYLHLDVMDGVFVPNITFGPMIVDAIDRMTTLKLDVHLMITKPERYLKQFIEAGADLVSFHLEATRKPRYCIRSIRSSGKKAGLAISPGTPFEPVIPYLSNLDFILIMSVHPGFYGQKFITPMLKKIEQARAYLKRHHEKYLIEVDGGIYAENACRLKSAGADIIVSGAGVFKTGNYTRAIARLQCSTD from the coding sequence GTGAAGGTAGCCCCTTCCATAATCGCGGCCGATTTTACAAAGCTGCACAGTGAGATCCGCGCCGTGGAAAAAGCCCGGCCCCATTATCTGCATCTCGACGTGATGGACGGCGTCTTTGTGCCCAATATCACTTTTGGGCCGATGATCGTCGACGCGATCGACCGGATGACCACGTTGAAACTGGACGTCCATCTCATGATCACCAAACCGGAGCGTTACCTGAAGCAGTTCATTGAAGCCGGCGCCGACCTTGTTTCATTCCACCTTGAAGCGACCAGGAAACCCCGTTACTGTATCCGTTCCATAAGATCGAGCGGCAAAAAAGCCGGGCTTGCGATATCGCCGGGTACGCCGTTCGAACCGGTGATCCCTTACCTGTCGAACTTGGATTTTATCCTCATCATGAGCGTGCATCCCGGATTCTATGGACAGAAATTCATCACGCCGATGCTGAAAAAGATCGAGCAGGCGCGCGCCTACCTGAAGCGGCATCATGAAAAGTACCTGATCGAAGTTGACGGCGGGATCTACGCTGAAAATGCATGCCGGCTCAAATCCGCCGGCGCGGATATCATCGTATCCGGCGCCGGCGTTTTTAAGACCGGCAATTACACGCGGGCGATTGCCCGGCTGCAATGTTCGACGGACTGA
- the arcC gene encoding carbamate kinase, with amino-acid sequence MGIKKAVIALGGNAISSTGKEDIHEQFANTRKSLEGIVELIQSDYHCAITHGNGPQVGNALLRVERTAREIPALPLGVIVADTEGGMGYMIEQSLQNKLHKLGIDRNVATIITQVIVDPNDPSIANPTKFIGPFYTGEQAEMLAVTFEWVLKDDSGRGYRRVVPSPVPLSIINRKIIQQLVDQGVVVIAAGGGGIPVYIESDGTYEGIDAVIDKDRASAVLAHDIRAQTLMILTNVENVFMNFKKAGQKKLTGATLSEIKQYHAEGQFPAGSMGPKIEAAINFLEGGGEEVIITSMGRSAAALKGTAGTRIVR; translated from the coding sequence ATGGGGATAAAAAAAGCGGTCATCGCCCTGGGCGGAAATGCCATTTCGTCAACGGGCAAGGAAGATATTCACGAGCAGTTCGCCAATACCCGCAAGAGCCTTGAGGGAATAGTTGAACTCATACAGTCAGATTACCACTGCGCGATCACCCATGGCAACGGTCCGCAGGTCGGTAACGCCCTGCTCCGGGTTGAACGGACAGCCAGGGAGATCCCGGCTCTACCCCTGGGCGTGATCGTCGCCGATACCGAGGGTGGCATGGGTTACATGATCGAGCAGAGCCTTCAGAACAAGCTCCATAAACTGGGCATTGACCGCAACGTCGCGACCATTATCACCCAGGTCATTGTTGATCCCAATGACCCGTCGATCGCCAATCCCACCAAGTTCATCGGCCCTTTCTATACCGGGGAACAGGCTGAAATGCTGGCGGTTACATTCGAATGGGTGCTCAAAGACGATTCGGGCCGGGGCTACAGGAGGGTCGTGCCTTCGCCCGTACCCTTGAGCATCATAAACCGCAAAATCATCCAGCAATTGGTAGACCAGGGGGTTGTTGTCATCGCTGCCGGCGGCGGCGGCATCCCGGTCTATATCGAGAGCGACGGGACCTATGAGGGCATCGACGCGGTCATTGACAAGGACCGGGCTTCAGCCGTACTGGCGCATGATATCCGAGCCCAAACCCTGATGATCCTGACTAATGTCGAGAATGTATTCATGAATTTTAAGAAAGCCGGCCAGAAAAAGCTGACCGGGGCCACTCTCTCCGAGATCAAACAATACCATGCTGAGGGACAATTCCCAGCCGGCAGCATGGGGCCGAAGATCGAAGCAGCCATTAATTTTTTAGAGGGCGGCGGCGAAGAGGTGATCATCACGTCGATGGGAAGATCCGCGGCCGCCCTTAAGGGCACGGCCGGGACCAGGATAGTCCGTTAA
- a CDS encoding YIP1 family protein, whose translation MIERIKNILFSPKTEWDKIKTETTNTMQVFTGYAIPLALIAPVFGLLGLAIIGQRYGFGPISGVFRIPITYAIVWAVVYYILYLVSLFVQGIIINALAPAFGSKPSSINALKVAVYSATPGMLAGVLQIIPALGILVFLCSLYGLYLLYLGLPIMMETPKDKLIGYFVVIIIVMIVLYFVIGAIAGAVLAATWRPIF comes from the coding sequence ATGATCGAACGGATTAAAAATATTTTGTTCAGCCCCAAGACCGAATGGGATAAGATCAAGACCGAGACCACGAATACCATGCAGGTCTTTACGGGTTACGCGATACCCCTGGCGCTGATCGCACCAGTGTTTGGATTACTCGGATTGGCCATCATCGGCCAGCGGTACGGTTTTGGTCCGATATCCGGGGTCTTTAGGATTCCTATCACCTATGCGATCGTATGGGCAGTGGTATACTACATTTTATACCTGGTCTCGCTATTTGTCCAAGGCATTATCATCAACGCGCTGGCGCCCGCCTTTGGTTCCAAACCGAGTTCGATCAATGCACTGAAGGTCGCGGTCTACTCAGCGACACCCGGAATGCTGGCGGGTGTTCTTCAGATCATACCGGCGCTTGGCATATTGGTTTTCCTGTGTTCGCTATACGGATTGTATCTGCTGTATCTGGGTCTACCCATCATGATGGAGACGCCAAAAGATAAACTGATCGGATATTTCGTGGTCATTATCATTGTCATGATCGTGCTGTACTTTGTCATCGGCGCCATTGCCGGCGCGGTTCTGGCTGCGACCTGGAGGCCGATCTTTTAG
- the alr gene encoding alanine racemase translates to MKSVEGRVWAEIYLDRLIHNYNIIRKAAKNAQVMAAIKADAYGHGAVEVAKTLEAQGIEMFGVASIEEGVELREAGITSKILILSPILYNQIDTAIEYRLMPTISELNFFKKLNDKLMRLKRPLTVHVEIDTGMTRTGLPYRDAEDALLRFGRSPLIRIEGIFSHFPLADGDGAFSKKQIEDFTELMKKISRQGQKIDFYHIANSAGIFRYARSHFNLVRPGLSLYGLKPSSHTLNDDFRPVMALKSRIVNIHTVPARTPISYGHTYRTKKKSTIATLSVGYGDGYPRMLSNTGAVLYQGQKAPIVGAICMDLMMVDVSRVPEVRIGDVVTLIGQDSGVEISAEECAAKCRTIVYELTSGIGPRVARLYKYRSRIVSIRNLLGRWRNQ, encoded by the coding sequence ATGAAAAGTGTGGAAGGTAGAGTATGGGCTGAGATCTATCTTGACCGGCTCATCCATAATTACAATATCATCAGAAAAGCAGCGAAAAATGCTCAAGTAATGGCGGCGATCAAAGCCGATGCTTACGGACACGGTGCCGTGGAAGTGGCAAAGACGCTTGAAGCGCAGGGGATCGAAATGTTCGGCGTCGCCAGTATCGAGGAAGGGGTGGAACTAAGGGAAGCCGGCATTACTTCGAAGATCCTGATCCTAAGCCCGATCCTGTACAACCAGATCGATACCGCGATTGAATACCGGCTGATGCCTACGATCTCGGAACTCAACTTCTTTAAGAAACTGAATGACAAATTAATGCGTTTGAAAAGACCGCTGACCGTGCATGTTGAGATCGATACGGGCATGACGAGAACGGGTCTGCCATATCGTGACGCCGAGGACGCGCTGCTGCGTTTTGGGAGATCACCCTTGATCAGGATCGAGGGCATCTTTTCGCATTTTCCGCTGGCCGATGGCGATGGTGCGTTTTCTAAAAAACAGATCGAGGATTTTACTGAACTCATGAAAAAAATCAGCCGGCAGGGTCAAAAGATCGACTTTTATCACATCGCGAACTCAGCCGGTATCTTCAGATATGCACGGTCGCATTTCAACCTGGTGCGGCCCGGTCTTTCGCTTTACGGCCTGAAACCGTCATCCCACACGCTGAACGATGATTTCCGGCCGGTAATGGCATTGAAATCAAGGATCGTCAACATCCATACTGTTCCGGCCCGGACACCGATCAGCTACGGTCATACGTACCGGACCAAAAAGAAGAGCACGATCGCCACGCTGAGCGTGGGGTATGGCGACGGGTATCCGCGGATGCTGTCAAACACGGGCGCGGTGCTTTATCAGGGGCAGAAGGCGCCGATCGTGGGCGCCATCTGCATGGACCTTATGATGGTGGATGTTTCCCGGGTCCCCGAGGTCCGTATTGGCGATGTCGTCACGCTGATCGGTCAGGACAGCGGTGTTGAGATCTCGGCCGAGGAATGTGCGGCAAAATGTCGAACCATTGTTTATGAGCTTACCTCCGGCATCGGGCCCAGGGTGGCTCGTTTATATAAGTACCGGAGCAGGATCGTAAGCATAAGAAATCTTTTGGGAAGATGGAGAAATCAGTAA